In Natator depressus isolate rNatDep1 chromosome 9, rNatDep2.hap1, whole genome shotgun sequence, a single genomic region encodes these proteins:
- the LOC141994091 gene encoding small ubiquitin-related modifier 3 isoform X1, which produces MSEEKPKEGVKTENDHINLKVAGQDGSVVQFKIKRHTPLSKLMKAYCERQGLSMRQIRFRFDGQPINETDTPAQLEMEDEDTIDVFQQQTGGVC; this is translated from the exons GAAGGAGTAAAAACAGAGAATGACCATATCAATCTAAAAGTAGCTGGCCAGGATGGATCCGTGGTGCAGTTCAAAATAAAAAGGCATACACCCCTAAGCAAACTAATGAAGGCTTATTGTGAGAGACAG GGTTTGTCAATGAGACAGATTAGATTCAGATTTGATGGACAACCAATTAATGAAACTGACACGCCTGCACAG ctggagatggaaGATGAAGATACTATTGATGTGTTTCAACAGCAGACAGGTGGAGTGTGTTAA
- the LOC141994091 gene encoding small ubiquitin-related modifier 3 isoform X2, with protein sequence MDSPREGVKTENDHINLKVAGQDGSVVQFKIKRHTPLSKLMKAYCERQGLSMRQIRFRFDGQPINETDTPAQLEMEDEDTIDVFQQQTGGVC encoded by the exons GAAGGAGTAAAAACAGAGAATGACCATATCAATCTAAAAGTAGCTGGCCAGGATGGATCCGTGGTGCAGTTCAAAATAAAAAGGCATACACCCCTAAGCAAACTAATGAAGGCTTATTGTGAGAGACAG GGTTTGTCAATGAGACAGATTAGATTCAGATTTGATGGACAACCAATTAATGAAACTGACACGCCTGCACAG ctggagatggaaGATGAAGATACTATTGATGTGTTTCAACAGCAGACAGGTGGAGTGTGTTAA